The following coding sequences are from one Perognathus longimembris pacificus isolate PPM17 chromosome 13, ASM2315922v1, whole genome shotgun sequence window:
- the LOC125362383 gene encoding olfactory receptor 51G2-like, whose translation MSNFNHTTTSFFLIGLPGLEAVHVWLSIPLCAMYIASLAGNSLILWVVKSEPSLHQPMYYFLSMLAVTDLGLSASTLPTMFTIYLLGLREVAHDMCLLQLFFIHTFSIMESSVLLTMAFDRFVAISSPLRYSTILTNSRIASLGLAIIVRSVGLHIPAPIMLKKLPYCQKRLLSHSYCLHPDVMKLACADTHINSAYGLFVVLSTLGIDSVLIVLSYGLILRTVLSIASKAERLKALNTCVSHICSVLLFYTPMIGLSMIHRFGKWASPCSRVLLSYLHFLTPPVLNPVVYTIKTKQIRVRILRVFRSGRAGIEETQGH comes from the coding sequence ATGTCCAACTTCAACCACACCACCACCTCTTTCTTCTTGATAGGCCTTCCCGGCCTTGAGGCTGTGCACGTGTGGCTCTCCATACCTCTGTGTGCCATGTACATAGCCTCTCTGGCTGGGAACAGCCTGATTTTGTGGGTGGTGAAGTCAGAGCCCTCCCTGCACCAGCCCATGTACTACTTTCTGTCCATGCTGGCAGTGACTGACCTGGGCCTGTCTGCCTCCACCCTGCCCACCATGTTCACCATCTACCTGCTGGGGCTCAGGGAGGTGGCACACGACATGTGTCTGCTCCAACTCTTCTTCATCCACACCTTCTCCATCATGGAGTCCTCTGTACTGCTCACTATGGCTTTTGACCGTTTTGTGGCCATCAGCAGCCCCCTGCGCTATAGCACCATTCTCACAAATTCTCGGATTGCCAGCTTGGGCCTGGCTATTATTGTGCGCAGTGTTGGTCTCCACATTCCAGCCCCAATCATGTTGAAGAAACTACCCTACTGCCAGAAACGCCTGCTGTCCCACTCGTACTGCCTGCACCCAGATGTCATGAAGCTGGCCTGTGCGGACACTCACATCAACAGTGCCTATGGCCTCTTCGTAGTTCTCTCTACATTGGGTATAGACTCCGTGCTCATTGTTCTGTCCTATGGGCTAATCCTCCGAACAGTGCTGTCCATTGCCTCCAAGGCGGAGCGTCTCAAAGCTCTCAACACCTGTGTCTCCCATATCTGTTCTGTGCTACTCTTTTATACTCCTATGATTGGCTTGTCCATGATCCACCGATTTGGGAAGTGGGCTTCCCCTTGCAGCCGTGTCTTGCTGTCCTACCTGCATTTTCTTACACCCCCGGTGCTCAACCCCGTGGTTTACACCATCAAGACCAAGCAGATCCGTGTGAGGATACTGCGTGTCTTCCGGTCAGGAAGAGCTGGCATTGAAGAAACCCAAGGTCATTAA